The Apium graveolens cultivar Ventura chromosome 6, ASM990537v1, whole genome shotgun sequence genome contains a region encoding:
- the LOC141667266 gene encoding signaling peptide TAXIMIN 1, with protein MSGDDDGCQCRPLGFLLGLPFAFVSLILSLIGVVIWIVGLALTCICPCCLCVTVIVELALALIKAPFSIMKWFTKKIPC; from the exons ATGTCAGGAGATGATGATGGTTGTCAGTGCAGGCCCTTGGGCTTTCTTCTGGGTCTCCCCTTCGCTTTCGTCTCTCTTATCCTCTCCCTCATTGGAGTTGTCATCTGGATTGTTGg GTTGGCGTTGACATGTATATGTCCGTGTTGTTTGTGCGTGACGGTAATAGTAGAGCTGGCATTGGCTCTAATCAAGGCTCCTTTTTCGATTATGAAGTGGTTCACTAAGAAGATCCCCTGTTAA